In Candidatus Methanosphaera massiliense, the following are encoded in one genomic region:
- a CDS encoding ABC transporter permease, with protein MEINKIKWMIKKDFLTLWRHKVQLASLFIFPILMIALCGWGMGGTVDNTPVIIVKQSDGPITDETINALKSDDTYDIKDIVTDPDDAKDDVDDGKYKAAIILSSDFEDSNSRSAVLYVDSSDQQTTASLVPTTEKIFSSLSEKIQTEQVNANTSTNAIAYSTQAIKLQVNKIYGDLDYIDYLLPGVLAMTMFMSSMMTMGNSIAGERERGELARLFMTPTSVSTVLAGKISSQVLRQMIQAIILLIAGSLLFSIMIKGNILLLLLIMLICVLCFVGFGIMFSATAKTQEDYIQIVMPIAMPMMFISGVFFPTETMPWVLQKIAYILPLTYANDAIRAVMLKGAGLGSVSVDIIVLLAFALLFFIVGVLRFNRDI; from the coding sequence ATGGAGATTAATAAAATAAAATGGATGATTAAAAAAGACTTCCTCACATTATGGAGACATAAAGTGCAGTTAGCCTCTTTATTTATATTTCCTATATTGATGATTGCTTTATGTGGTTGGGGTATGGGAGGAACAGTTGATAATACTCCAGTAATCATAGTAAAACAATCAGACGGACCAATAACAGATGAAACAATCAACGCACTAAAATCAGATGACACGTATGATATTAAGGATATTGTAACGGATCCTGATGATGCAAAAGATGATGTTGATGATGGTAAATATAAGGCAGCCATTATACTTTCAAGTGATTTCGAAGACAGTAATTCACGTAGCGCGGTGCTGTATGTAGATTCATCAGACCAACAAACGACAGCGTCATTAGTTCCAACAACTGAGAAAATATTCTCATCATTATCTGAAAAAATACAAACAGAACAAGTAAATGCTAATACATCTACTAATGCAATAGCTTATTCAACACAGGCTATAAAACTTCAAGTAAATAAGATATATGGTGATTTAGACTATATTGACTACTTACTGCCAGGAGTACTTGCAATGACAATGTTCATGTCTTCAATGATGACAATGGGTAATTCAATTGCAGGTGAACGTGAACGTGGAGAATTAGCTCGTTTATTCATGACACCAACAAGTGTATCTACAGTTCTTGCAGGAAAAATATCTTCCCAAGTATTACGTCAAATGATACAGGCAATAATATTATTAATAGCTGGATCATTATTATTCAGTATAATGATTAAAGGAAATATATTACTATTATTACTAATAATGTTGATATGTGTATTATGCTTTGTAGGATTCGGAATAATGTTCTCAGCTACAGCAAAGACCCAAGAAGATTATATTCAAATAGTAATGCCTATAGCAATGCCTATGATGTTCATATCTGGTGTTTTCTTCCCAACAGAAACCATGCCATGGGTATTACAGAAAATTGCTTACATACTACCTTTAACATATGCTAATGATGCAATAAGAGCAGTAATGTTAAAAGGAGCTGGATTAGGATCAGTTTCTGTAGATATAATAGTATTATTAGCATTTGCATTACTATTCTTCATAGTAGGAGTATTAAGATTTAACAGAGATATTTAA
- a CDS encoding beta-alanine-activating enzyme beta-propeller domain-containing protein, with product MKNHMKKLAICLVVFCVLMGSITSLSAADWSMFQGNQKHTGYVPQDASFATQTWTVPVNGSVNTTPVLYGDKVYLGTEEGTLYALDAQDGNESWTYTTDGAIESSPAVDGGTVYVGSDDGYLYSNNADNGDNNWKFKAGDSIKSSPAVDSSKVYFGSDDGNIYALNRADGSVAWQYKTGDSVESSPVIDGDTLYVGSDDDKVYAIDTNTGLVKWTYNTGDDVKSSPSVSDGTVYVGSDDNQVYAINAEDGSDVWSYNAQSPVSSSPSIDARQSTLYVGTEDGSVYALDTRDGLKKWDVDTGSSINGTPSIFGNNIAIGTDSGSMNIYNKFTGDSVWSYNPGYLPNISGGITSSPVTSGGSLFFATEDGHVYSLNTDQQIGPTSVYTYYWIIVAAIIVIAAYGINKVYKRKNN from the coding sequence ATGAAAAATCACATGAAAAAATTAGCAATATGCCTAGTAGTATTTTGTGTATTAATGGGAAGTATAACTTCTCTATCGGCAGCTGATTGGTCAATGTTCCAGGGTAATCAAAAACATACTGGATATGTTCCACAAGATGCCTCCTTCGCTACACAAACATGGACAGTACCTGTAAATGGCAGTGTAAATACAACACCTGTATTATATGGAGATAAAGTATATCTAGGAACAGAAGAAGGAACATTATACGCATTAGATGCACAAGATGGAAATGAATCATGGACATATACAACTGATGGTGCAATAGAATCAAGTCCTGCAGTAGACGGTGGTACAGTATATGTAGGTTCAGATGATGGATATTTATATTCAAATAATGCAGATAACGGTGACAACAACTGGAAATTCAAAGCTGGAGATAGTATTAAATCTTCACCAGCAGTAGATTCATCAAAAGTATACTTTGGATCTGACGATGGTAACATATATGCACTTAACAGAGCTGACGGTTCTGTAGCATGGCAATACAAAACAGGTGATTCTGTAGAATCATCACCAGTAATTGACGGAGATACATTATATGTAGGTTCAGACGATGATAAAGTATATGCAATTGATACAAACACTGGTTTAGTAAAATGGACTTACAACACAGGTGACGATGTAAAATCATCACCATCAGTATCAGATGGAACAGTTTATGTAGGTTCAGATGATAATCAGGTATATGCAATTAATGCAGAAGATGGATCAGATGTATGGTCATACAATGCACAATCACCAGTATCATCATCACCATCAATTGATGCAAGACAATCCACATTATATGTAGGAACAGAAGATGGTAGTGTATATGCATTGGATACAAGAGACGGACTTAAAAAATGGGATGTTGACACAGGAAGTTCAATCAATGGAACACCATCCATATTCGGAAACAATATTGCTATAGGAACAGATTCTGGTAGTATGAATATATACAATAAATTTACTGGAGATTCAGTATGGAGTTACAACCCAGGATACTTACCAAACATATCTGGAGGTATAACTAGCTCACCTGTAACTAGTGGTGGATCATTATTCTTTGCAACAGAAGATGGTCATGTATACTCACTTAACACTGATCAACAAATAGGTCCAACAAGTGTATATACATATTACTGGATTATAGTAGCAGCAATAATAGTAATAGCTGCATACGGTATTAATAAGGTATACAAAAGGAAGAACAATTAA
- a CDS encoding helix-turn-helix domain-containing protein — translation MEKFNNKIEKHLELSEISDMLKEYKEYYTVYRRLLLINMVANGESIAKASKNINISRKTGERWVKQYNENGVDGLFSNYSNCGRKSYLTDQQLKELNEIITGNEEKYNLKDVRNLIKEKYGITYSEKQVWVITRQKLNLNYGKPFIKYNTRPKNPEEDLKKN, via the coding sequence ATGGAAAAATTTAATAATAAAATTGAAAAACATTTAGAACTTTCAGAAATTTCAGACATGCTGAAAGAGTACAAGGAATATTACACTGTTTATAGGCGTCTTTTGTTAATTAACATGGTTGCAAATGGTGAAAGTATTGCTAAAGCCTCAAAAAACATTAATATTTCAAGAAAAACAGGCGAACGTTGGGTCAAACAATATAATGAAAATGGCGTTGATGGTTTATTTTCAAATTATTCCAATTGTGGAAGAAAATCATATTTAACTGATCAACAATTAAAAGAATTGAATGAAATCATAACTGGAAATGAAGAGAAATATAATTTAAAAGATGTACGAAACTTAATTAAAGAAAAATATGGTATAACATATAGTGAGAAGCAAGTATGGGTTATTACAAGACAAAAATTAAATTTAAACTATGGAAAACCATTCATTAAATACAACACACGTCCTAAGAATCCTGAAGAAGATCTTAAAAAAAACTAA
- a CDS encoding transposase, with translation MEVNTKNNAFHFVITLCHYRIENMTNRLGKQLIKDAINNENLSDEKIKKYLSSKSLNEMDLINKINDELYNDNSKQISIEKIQKICRKEDNNNSRKIGYEKRLRLLNNLSNPKIMEINSKEKRINIILDNARIHHAKIVEKACEILNINLIFLKPYCPDLNPIEDVWRKIKSKIYKSMYENLNKLIEIFEREFYKIVDLTSFYTNWVNEYLGINIW, from the coding sequence ATGGAGGTAAATACAAAAAACAATGCATTTCACTTTGTAATTACCTTATGCCATTACCGTATTGAAAACATGACTAATAGATTAGGTAAACAATTAATCAAAGATGCAATAAACAATGAAAACTTATCTGATGAAAAAATAAAAAAATATCTATCCTCTAAATCACTAAATGAAATGGATTTGATAAATAAAATCAATGATGAACTATATAATGACAATTCCAAACAAATTTCCATAGAAAAAATTCAAAAGATTTGCAGGAAAGAAGACAACAACAATTCAAGAAAAATAGGGTATGAAAAAAGATTAAGATTACTGAATAACCTATCAAATCCAAAAATAATGGAAATAAACTCAAAAGAAAAAAGAATAAATATTATTTTAGATAACGCAAGAATACATCATGCTAAAATTGTTGAAAAAGCCTGTGAAATATTGAACATAAATTTAATCTTTTTAAAACCATATTGCCCTGATTTAAATCCAATTGAAGATGTATGGCGTAAAATTAAATCTAAAATATATAAATCAATGTATGAAAATTTAAACAAATTAATAGAAATATTTGAACGTGAATTCTATAAAATAGTTGATTTAACATCATTTTACACAAATTGGGTTAATGAATATTTAGGTATAAACATTTGGTAA
- the albA gene encoding DNA-binding protein Alba, protein MPEENIVYIGNKPVMNYVLAVVTQMNSGVTEVILKARGRAISRAVDVAEIVRNRFISDVDVKSINISTEEIVGNEGTSSNVSAIEIRLSK, encoded by the coding sequence ATGCCAGAAGAAAATATAGTATACATCGGAAATAAACCAGTAATGAACTACGTATTAGCTGTAGTAACACAAATGAACAGCGGAGTAACAGAAGTAATATTAAAAGCAAGAGGCCGAGCTATAAGCAGAGCTGTTGATGTTGCTGAAATAGTAAGAAACAGATTTATATCTGATGTTGATGTTAAAAGTATCAACATAAGCACCGAAGAAATTGTTGGAAACGAAGGAACTTCCTCCAATGTTTCAGCAATAGAAATCAGATTAAGCAAATAA
- a CDS encoding 2-isopropylmalate synthase, producing MTYNPPSDVMIYDTTLRDGEQTPGVTITTDEKITIAEKLDKLGVDVIELGFPAASKGEQETFREASKLGLSAQLSGLARALTKDIDKAIDSDADYIHTFIGTSPLHRDYKLKMSKQEILDKAVTAVEYIKDHGIVAEFSCEDATRTELDYLLEVYEAVQEAGVDKINVPDTVGVSIPVKMNELISNLREKINVPISVHCHNDFGLAVANTLASVEAGAQQAQCTINGLGERAGNASLEEIVMGLHKFYKINTNINTKLLVNTSETVSRITGVKMPPNKAIVGENAFAHEAGIHVQGVLANSETYEPMKPEEVGHKRRIVLGKLTGANAVKSKLDEYNIKLNDEQFDQLYSQIKALGDKGKTITDMDFRSIAEAIQGKPTEERIKLIGINVMTGDNTVPTATVKLDIDGEVSYCAKTGVGPIDAAVNAIQELVKQVVNLELVEYHIEAVTGGTTAFGEVFVITADELGNKATGRASDEDIVKSSIDAVLSSANKLLMLRN from the coding sequence ATGACATACAACCCACCATCAGATGTTATGATTTATGACACCACTCTCAGAGATGGTGAGCAAACACCTGGTGTTACGATAACAACTGATGAAAAAATAACAATAGCAGAAAAATTAGATAAACTCGGCGTTGATGTTATCGAATTGGGTTTCCCAGCAGCATCTAAGGGAGAACAAGAAACATTCAGAGAAGCAAGTAAATTAGGTTTAAGCGCACAACTCAGCGGATTAGCAAGAGCATTAACAAAAGATATTGATAAAGCAATTGACTCTGACGCTGACTATATACATACATTCATAGGAACATCACCACTCCATAGAGATTATAAACTTAAAATGTCTAAACAAGAAATATTAGACAAAGCTGTAACAGCCGTCGAGTATATTAAAGACCATGGAATTGTAGCTGAATTCTCATGTGAAGATGCTACAAGAACAGAACTTGATTACTTACTAGAAGTTTATGAAGCAGTTCAGGAAGCTGGTGTAGATAAGATTAATGTACCAGATACTGTCGGAGTAAGTATTCCTGTAAAAATGAATGAATTAATTTCTAATCTACGTGAGAAGATTAATGTACCTATAAGTGTACATTGTCATAATGACTTTGGATTAGCAGTTGCTAACACTTTAGCATCAGTAGAAGCTGGTGCACAACAAGCACAATGTACAATCAATGGTCTTGGTGAAAGAGCAGGAAATGCTTCATTAGAAGAAATTGTAATGGGTTTACATAAGTTCTATAAGATTAATACAAATATTAATACTAAATTACTAGTAAATACTTCTGAAACAGTTTCAAGAATTACTGGAGTAAAAATGCCACCTAATAAGGCAATTGTCGGAGAAAATGCATTTGCTCACGAGGCAGGTATACATGTACAGGGAGTTCTTGCTAACAGTGAAACCTATGAACCAATGAAACCTGAAGAAGTTGGTCATAAAAGAAGAATTGTTCTTGGTAAACTTACTGGTGCTAATGCTGTGAAATCAAAACTTGATGAATATAACATTAAGTTAAATGATGAACAATTTGATCAATTATATTCTCAGATTAAAGCACTTGGAGATAAAGGTAAAACTATTACAGATATGGACTTTAGATCAATAGCAGAGGCAATACAAGGAAAACCTACCGAAGAAAGAATTAAATTAATAGGAATTAATGTAATGACTGGTGATAACACCGTTCCTACCGCAACTGTCAAGTTAGACATTGATGGTGAAGTAAGTTACTGTGCAAAAACTGGTGTAGGTCCAATTGATGCAGCTGTAAATGCTATTCAGGAACTTGTAAAACAAGTTGTAAATCTTGAATTAGTAGAGTACCATATTGAAGCTGTCACCGGTGGAACTACTGCATTTGGAGAAGTATTCGTAATTACTGCTGATGAATTAGGTAATAAAGCCACTGGAAGAGCTAGTGATGAAGATATCGTAAAATCTAGTATTGATGCTGTGCTTAGTTCTGCTAATAAATTATTAATGCTAAGAAACTAA
- the polC gene encoding DNA polymerase II large subunit produces the protein MDYFEMLEKKTEELYDIAREARKQGKDLELVPEIPLAKDLAERVEGLVGPEGVAKRIKELEKDMSREEVAFQIAKEIATQDDVEGQDNDYEVQEQNADNAIRTALAILTEGVVAAPLEGIAKVKIKDNPDGTKCFGVYFAGPIRSAGGTAAALAVLLGDYIRMSLGLDRYKPTDDEIERYVEEVELYESEVTNLQYSPTSDEVRRAVRGIPVEVTGEQTDPIEVQNRDLPRVETNNIRGGALLAIAEGIIQKSRKIVKYAKTLKIDGWGWLADFTAPKADKKEEKKDEDAEEEKPKKKAKYMEDIIGGRPVMSYPSAKGGFRLRYGRTRDSGLASMAIHPATMEIVEFLAVGTQMKIEKPGKGNCVVPCDSIEGPIVKLKNGDVVSVNNVSQAISIRHDVEEIIFLGDMLVAFGEYLRGNIPLDAASWCQEWWAQEVENSEYYKQTHDDFGIGFKEELELGDLLKLDIDAKKAFEIAEKTDTPLHPKYTYYYHDVTKEELNDLRDYLYSIVDSPEKVYNVDMNRIPIDYHKRILEVLGIPHHVNNKSLVMSNDDLYTLMKVLQKHLSPDEDMKTIDAINLISPCKIKAKAPTYIGGRVGRPEKTKERLMRPAPHSLFPIGNYAGNIRNIVEAAKKGTIKVTLAKCKCTNPDCKVTSFKSICPVCGSRTELESSSPKNIKLGKLLADAFDNVNVRRMDEVKGVKGLISEDKYPEPLEKGILRARNDVYTYRDGTIRHDSTDLPLTHFIPREIGVPHEKIVELGYTEDIYGEPITDDNQIVEIKIQDIVVSESCGDYLLKVSKFVDDLLVRYYDMEPFYNAETRLDLVGHLVAGLAPHTSAGVLGRIVGFTKASCCYAHPYFHSAKRRNCDSDEDAVMLLLDALLNFGKTYLPSTRGGSMDAPLVLSIRIDPEEIDDESHNIDCMKRIPLEIYHKTEEGGVKPSDVNDLVDNVESRLGTDNQYHGLIYSHPTSSIHAGPKICLYKSLQSMTDKVEHQIALAELLRSVDQKGVVEGVLNSHFLPDMAGNIRAFSRQKVRCTKCGAKYRRIPLSGECTCGNNLILSISKGSVLKYLDISKDLSHRYPINPYVVERIEILETSINSLFESDKSKQSSLDVFF, from the coding sequence ATGGATTATTTTGAAATGCTTGAAAAAAAAACTGAAGAACTCTATGATATAGCTAGAGAAGCACGTAAACAAGGCAAAGATCTTGAACTAGTTCCAGAAATTCCACTTGCAAAAGACTTAGCAGAACGTGTAGAAGGACTTGTAGGTCCTGAAGGTGTTGCTAAGAGAATTAAAGAATTAGAAAAAGACATGTCAAGAGAAGAAGTTGCATTTCAAATAGCTAAGGAAATTGCAACTCAAGATGATGTAGAAGGACAAGATAATGATTATGAAGTACAGGAACAAAATGCAGATAATGCAATTCGTACAGCTCTTGCTATATTAACAGAGGGTGTAGTTGCTGCACCACTTGAAGGTATTGCTAAAGTAAAAATTAAAGATAATCCTGATGGTACAAAATGTTTCGGAGTATACTTTGCCGGACCGATTCGTAGTGCAGGAGGTACTGCAGCAGCATTAGCCGTACTTCTAGGAGATTACATACGAATGTCTTTAGGACTTGACAGATATAAACCTACAGATGATGAAATTGAACGTTATGTTGAAGAAGTAGAATTATATGAATCAGAGGTAACGAATCTTCAGTATTCACCAACATCAGATGAGGTAAGACGGGCAGTCAGAGGTATTCCTGTTGAAGTAACTGGTGAACAAACAGACCCTATAGAAGTGCAAAATAGAGATCTTCCTCGTGTAGAAACAAACAATATTAGAGGAGGAGCACTACTTGCTATTGCAGAGGGAATAATTCAGAAATCCAGAAAAATCGTGAAATATGCAAAAACATTAAAAATAGATGGATGGGGATGGTTAGCAGATTTCACAGCACCTAAAGCAGATAAAAAAGAAGAAAAGAAAGATGAAGATGCTGAGGAAGAAAAACCTAAGAAGAAAGCTAAATACATGGAAGATATTATTGGTGGAAGACCTGTAATGTCATATCCTAGTGCTAAAGGTGGTTTTAGACTACGTTATGGTAGAACTAGAGATAGTGGATTAGCATCAATGGCTATTCATCCAGCTACAATGGAAATAGTTGAATTTCTAGCTGTAGGTACTCAGATGAAAATTGAAAAACCTGGTAAAGGTAACTGTGTAGTGCCTTGTGATTCAATTGAAGGTCCTATTGTAAAATTGAAAAATGGTGATGTTGTCAGTGTAAATAATGTTTCACAGGCTATTTCAATAAGACATGATGTTGAGGAAATCATATTCTTAGGTGACATGCTAGTAGCATTTGGTGAATATCTACGTGGTAATATACCATTAGATGCTGCTTCATGGTGTCAGGAATGGTGGGCTCAGGAAGTTGAAAATTCAGAATACTATAAACAGACACATGATGATTTTGGCATAGGTTTTAAAGAAGAACTGGAATTAGGTGATTTATTAAAACTAGATATTGATGCTAAAAAGGCATTTGAAATTGCTGAAAAAACAGACACTCCCCTACATCCTAAATACACCTATTATTATCATGACGTAACAAAGGAAGAACTAAATGACTTACGAGATTACTTGTACAGTATAGTTGATAGTCCAGAAAAAGTATATAATGTAGATATGAACCGTATCCCTATTGACTACCATAAAAGAATACTTGAAGTTCTAGGAATACCACACCATGTTAATAATAAATCATTAGTAATGTCAAATGATGATTTATATACATTAATGAAAGTTTTACAGAAACACTTATCACCTGATGAGGATATGAAAACTATTGATGCTATTAATCTTATAAGTCCATGTAAGATTAAAGCAAAAGCACCAACATATATAGGAGGACGTGTAGGACGTCCAGAAAAAACTAAGGAAAGATTGATGAGACCTGCACCACACTCATTATTCCCTATCGGTAATTATGCTGGTAATATACGTAATATAGTAGAAGCTGCTAAGAAGGGTACTATTAAGGTTACTCTTGCAAAATGTAAATGCACTAATCCAGATTGTAAGGTAACATCATTTAAATCAATATGTCCTGTTTGTGGCTCACGCACTGAACTTGAAAGTTCAAGTCCTAAGAATATTAAATTAGGAAAATTATTAGCTGATGCATTTGATAATGTGAACGTACGTAGAATGGATGAGGTTAAAGGTGTAAAAGGTTTAATCTCTGAGGATAAATATCCTGAACCATTAGAGAAGGGTATTCTACGTGCACGTAATGATGTATATACATATCGTGATGGTACAATTAGACATGATTCAACAGATCTTCCATTAACACATTTTATTCCAAGAGAAATAGGAGTTCCACATGAAAAAATAGTAGAATTAGGCTATACTGAGGATATTTATGGTGAACCTATAACTGATGATAATCAGATTGTTGAGATAAAAATCCAGGATATCGTGGTTAGTGAAAGTTGTGGTGATTACTTATTAAAGGTATCTAAATTTGTAGATGATTTACTTGTACGATATTATGATATGGAGCCATTTTACAATGCTGAAACAAGACTTGATCTTGTAGGTCATCTTGTCGCTGGTCTAGCTCCCCATACATCAGCAGGAGTATTAGGTCGTATTGTTGGTTTTACTAAGGCTTCTTGTTGTTATGCTCATCCATACTTCCATTCAGCTAAGAGAAGAAACTGTGATAGTGATGAAGATGCTGTAATGTTATTATTGGATGCATTATTAAACTTTGGTAAAACTTATCTGCCAAGTACCCGTGGAGGTAGTATGGATGCACCACTAGTTCTAAGTATTCGTATTGACCCTGAGGAAATTGATGATGAGTCACATAATATTGATTGTATGAAAAGAATACCTCTTGAAATTTATCATAAAACTGAGGAGGGTGGAGTGAAACCTTCAGATGTTAATGATTTAGTTGATAATGTTGAATCAAGATTAGGTACTGATAATCAGTATCATGGTTTGATTTATTCACACCCAACTAGTTCGATACATGCCGGACCAAAAATTTGTCTTTACAAGTCATTACAGAGTATGACTGACAAAGTAGAACATCAAATTGCACTTGCAGAACTACTACGTTCAGTAGACCAAAAAGGAGTAGTTGAAGGTGTTTTAAACTCACACTTCCTTCCAGATATGGCTGGTAATATCAGAGCATTTTCAAGACAGAAAGTACGCTGTACTAAGTGTGGAGCAAAATATAGACGTATACCTCTATCAGGAGAGTGTACTTGTGGAAATAACTTAATATTAAGCATTTCTAAAGGTTCAGTATTAAAGTACCTAGACATATCTAAGGATTTATCACATAGATATCCAATAAATCCCTACGTAGTAGAGCGTATAGAGATATTAGAGACTTCAATAAACTCCTTATTCGAAAGTGACAAATCTAAACAGAGTTCTTTAGATGTTTTCTTCTAA